Proteins encoded by one window of Torulaspora delbrueckii CBS 1146 chromosome 2, complete genome:
- the TRZ1 gene encoding tRNase Z (similar to Saccharomyces cerevisiae TRZ1 (YKR079C); ancestral locus Anc_5.671) — MYTLTPVTHPTADTRHPLLLLQSHHGDRYFFGMVAEGSQRSLTEGKVRISKLQDIFLTGQLDWSSIGGLPGMILTIADQGKDTLNLHYGSDVLNYIVSTWRYFVFRFGLSLKTNIMNDQEIYKDSILSVKSIITCMSTEQSNNFTEKEESVLRSIVANMFPKNAPTSKYDPSSDPYLNVELPRLSHTPKISTSYEVSFHPVRGRFKPEEAVRLGVPKGPSFGKLASGQTITLENGDVITPDQVLERERHFPKILVLAIPDDSYIQSFHEKFENYDCQDLGIVYYFLDADVTINDDLIKFMERFGNTVQHFVSHPKVCPNSIVFRGAAMIALKLKAMQQDSYNLPREETVLSKEFFECFQKEVVDGTTLQQSQEPPLTSSIPSDQVHVFSQNKEVQIESFTKGEEEMKIKLDFKPLRPFSWQHAYKKHVEPLNLRRGSFEKVIGSQINTDNFNTADKRANVEIVTLGTGSALPSKYRNVVSTLLKVPYKNAGGELQNRMILLDAGENTLGTIKRNFSSIAIRNIFQDLGLIYLSHLHADHHLGIISILNEWYKHNKHREESILYIVTPWQYNKFVNEWLQLEEPHLLSKLRYVSCEHLINDSFLRRETKPLDLDQYLNVVGSDARKRRKLETDTNSSFRQVEDIKAMFRGLNIAGFQTCRAKHCNWAYSNSISFYMSSTSRKLFKLSYSGDTRPNIEKFSKEIGYRSDLLIHEATLDNELIEDAIKKRHCTINEAIEVSNEMKAEKLILTHFSQRYPQAPQIDNNILVEAKEYCFAFDGMIVDFEKLGEQKSIFSQLNKAFIEERKQEEESE; from the coding sequence ATGTACACTTTGACCCCGGTAACTCATCCAACAGCAGACACAAGGCATCCTTTGCTGCTATTGCAATCTCACCATGGCGATAGGTACTTCTTTGGTATGGTAGCAGAGGGCTCTCAGCGTAGTTTGACAGAAGGAAAAGTCAGAATTTCCAAGTTACAGGATATCTTTTTAACAGGTCAGCTCGACTGGAGTAGCATTGGCGGTTTGCCCGGAATGATCCTTACTATTGCTGATCAGGGAAAGGATACTCTCAACTTACATTATGGAAGTGATGTATTGAACTACATTGTTTCTACCTGGAGGTATTTCGTTTTTCGATTTGGTCTATCTTTGAAGACTAATATCATGaatgatcaagagataTATAAGGACTCCATTTTGTCAGTTAAATCAATCATAACTTGTATGAGTACTGAACAGAGTAACAATTTcacagagaaagaagagagtGTTCTGCGATCGATTGTGGCCAATATGTTTCCCAAAAATGCACCTACGAGCAAGTATGATCCCTCTTCGGACCCATATCTAAATGTTGAGCTTCCAAGGCTATCTCATACTCCAAAAATTTCGACAAGTTATGAAGTTTCCTTTCACCCAGTTAGAGGAAGATTTAAGCCAGAAGAAGCCGTCCGCCTTGGTGTGCCAAAAGGGCCCTCTTTTGGTAAGTTGGCATCAGGCCAAACCATAACTTTGGAAAACGGTGATGTGATCACACCTGACCAAGTTCTCGAAAGGGAGCGTCACTTTCCCAAAATATTGGTTTTAGCCATTCCTGATGATAGCTACATTCAAAGTTTCCAtgaaaagtttgagaaCTATGATTGTCAAGATTTGGGTATTGTTTACTATTTCTTGGACGCAGATGTCACTATTAATGATGATTTAATCAAGTTCATGGAGAGATTTGGGAACACGGTCCAACATTTCGTTTCGCATCCAAAAGTTTGCCCCAATAGCATTGTCTTTAGAGGAGCCGCCATGATTGCATTGAAGCTGAAAGCTATGCAGCAGGATAGTTATAACTTACCTAGAGAAGAGACAGTGCTCTCAAAGGAATTTTTCGAATGTTTTCAAAAGGAAGTCGTCGACGGGACGACACTACAACAATCTCAAGAGCCACCGCTCACATCTAGTATTCCTAGCGATCAAGTCCACGTATTCTCGCAGAACAAGGAAGTTCAAATCGAGTCCTTCACAAAGGGTGAAGAGGAGATGAAGATAAAGCTTGACTTTAAGCCTCTAAGACCTTTTTCGTGGCAACATGCATACAAGAAGCATGTTGAGCCTCTAAATCTGCGTCGCGGCTCCTTCGAAAAGGTCATCGGTAGTCAAATCAACACCGACAATTTCAACACTGCCGATAAAAGGGCAAACGTTGAAATTGTAACACTAGGAACCGGGAGCGCCTTGCCTTCGAAGTATCGGAATGTTGTCTCGACGTTACTCAAGGTCCCATACAAAAATGCCGGAGGAGAACTACAAAACCGAATGATTTTGTTGGATGCTGGTGAGAATACCCTAGGGACGATAAAGAGGAACTTTTCATCCATTGCGATTCGAAATATCTTCCAAGATTTGGGCTTGATTTATCTTAGTCACTTGCATGCCGATCATCATTTGGGTATAATAAGCATTTTGAATGAGTGGTACAAACACAACAAACATAGAGAGGAAAGTATTTTGTACATTGTGACACCCTGGCAATATAACAAATTCGTTAACGAATGGTTACAATTGGAGGAGCCCCACCTATTGAGTAAATTAAGATATGTCAGCTGCGAGCATTTGATAAATGATTCATTTCTCAGACGAGAGACCAAGCCTTTAGATCTCGATCAGTACCTTAACGTGGTCGGATCAGATGCTAGGAAGAGGCGTAAACTCGAAACGGATACGAATTCCTCCTTCAGGCAGGTGGAAGATATAAAAGCTATGTTTAGAGGTCTGAATATAGCCGGTTTCCAGACTTGCAGAGCCAAGCATTGTAACTGGGCCTACTCTAACTCCATTTCATTTTATATGAGCTCTACTTCAAGGAAGTTGTTCAAGCTTTCATATTCTGGTGATACAAGACCGAATATTgagaagttttcaaaggaaATTGGCTATCGCTCAGATTTATTGATTCATGAGGCTACGCTGGACAATGAGCTAATCGAAGATGCAATCAAAAAGAGGCATTGTACCATCAACGAGGCTATTGAAGTGTCCAATGAAATGAAAGCTGAAAAACTAATCCTAACGCATTTTTCCCAGAGGTATCCTCAGGCACCTCAAATTGATAACAACATATTAGTAGAAGCCAAGGAATATTGCTTTGCCTTCGACGGCATGATAGTCGATTTCGAGAAGCTTGGAGAGCAAAAGAGCATTTTCTCTCAACTGAATAAGGCGTTCATCGAGGAGAGGaagcaagaagaggagaGCGAATGA
- the VPS5 gene encoding sorting nexin 1 (similar to Saccharomyces cerevisiae YKR078W and VPS5 (YOR069W); ancestral locus Anc_5.670), which produces MDYEEDLNAPVWDELGDKKEEPQNELSNSFNNLSTGDNAIQADEAIVASEDVGVVLADGKIEWRSEDYGTPLKESLLEQLAPQEGTLSEFQVAKGEPEIASPTKDEPLFSGSTYLPLVGDEEVNSVNADPNTTATTNGNRSSGKPQVLFKSARIRRRPLSNSELTGQKITQAKIADPLGEIKKEEEFVDESLEEQEPHERRTSRSNTILEQVNEPLFKLSPKKSGNVRSNDVEEVAATDEQSNGKISETDKKLIKFNIEVTDPVKVGELTSAHVEYTVVAESDLIEGKIARVNRRYTDFRWLYRQLQSNHWGMIIPPPPEKQTVGRFKQDFIENRRFQMERMLSRIANTFELQDDQDFIMFLTSSTFSQTAKKREQATGSAASNDNNDLSEIHISEIELLGAEDAAAVIKNGGIDGESQKRFMSLSFSSLPKYSEADEFFGEQSQNAEILDEKLRQLDKSLELVDSERNELASVTEEFSKTIESLAALEVTKKSSDLLTSFAETHRRIKESLERGSLQEALTLGATLDEYIRLLASLKAIFNQRAKLGQYLVIVESELTKKHVQWDKLQNSSNQGNNDKASSTRNEVAILQRRFDLIKKSWQEVGYQIKKQVTLFETEKIKDFRNSMEIYLESAIEAQKEAIELWETFYQINL; this is translated from the coding sequence ATGGATTACGAAGAGGACTTGAATGCCCCAGTTTGGGATGAGTTAGGTGATAAAAAGGAAGAACCTCAGAATGAGCTCAGTAACAGTTTTAACAACTTGTCAACTGGCGACAATGCAATACAAGCAGATGAGGCTATTGTAGCTTCAGAGGATGTTGGAGTGGTTCTGGCGGATGGAAAGATAGAGTGGCGATCTGAAGATTACGGAACACCTCTGAAGGAGAGTCTTTTAGAACAGTTGGCACCTCAGGAAGGTACTCTTAGCGAGTTCCAGGTTGCTAAAGGTGAACCTGAGATTGCTTCACCGACGAAGGACGAGCCTCTATTCTCGGGAAGCACATATTTACCGTTAGttggagatgaagaagtgaaTTCAGTGAATGCCGATCCGAATACCACAGCCACAACCAACGGTAATAGATCTAGCGGGAAGCCGCAAGTGTTATTCAAGTCAGCAAGAATTCGTCGTCGTCCGTTGAGTAATTCTGAGCTAACCGGGCAAAAGATTACGCAAGCTAAGATTGCTGATCCACTGggagaaatcaagaaagaggaagagtttGTCGACGAGTCGcttgaagagcaagaaCCACacgaaagaagaacatcaaGGAGTAACACTATTCTAGAACAGGTGAATGAACCACTTTTCAAACTATCGCCCAAAAAATCAGGCAACGTTAGGTCAAATGATGTCGAAGAGGTAGCTGCCACTGATGAACAAAGCAATGGAAAAATTTCGGAAACAGACAAAAAGCTAATCAAATTTAATATCGAAGTGACAGATCCAGTCAAGGTCGGGGAGCTGACGTCTGCGCACGTTGAATACACCGTAGTAGCAGAGTCTGACTTGATAGAAGGCAAAATTGCAAGGGTCAATAGACGCTACACTGATTTCAGGTGGCTTTATCGTCAACTCCAAAGTAATCATTGGGGTATGATCATACCTCCGCCACCTGAGAAACAGACAGTAGGTAGATTCAAACAGgatttcattgaaaacaGAAGGTTCCAAATGGAAAGGATGCTGAGCCGAATTGCCAATACTTTCGAATTGCAAGATGATCAGGATTTTATAATGTTCTTGACAAGTTCAACGTTCTCGCAAACTGCTAAGAAAAGGGAACAAGCCACAGGATCGGCCGCGTCAAATGATAACAACGACCTATCCGAGATACATATCAGTGAGATTGAATTGTTGGGTGCTGAAGATGCTGCAGCCGTCATCAAGAATGGAGGAATTGATGGCGAGTCACAGAAAAGATTTATGAgcctttctttctcttctctaCCCAAATACTCCGAGGCAGATGAGTTCTTCGGCGAGCAGTCTCAGAATGCAGAGATCCTAGATGAGAAGCTAAGGCAACTCGATAAATCTCTGGAGTTAGTGGATTCCGAGAGGAACGAATTGGCTTCTGTTACTGAAGAATTTTCCAAGACCATCGAATCACTCGCAGCTCTGGAGGTcacaaagaagagctcaGACCTGCTTACTAGCTTCGCAGAAACTCATAGGAGAATTAAGGAGTCGCTTGAAAGAGGCTCGTTGCAGGAGGCACTCACTTTGGGGGCTACACTAGATGAGTATATTCGTCTATTAGCAAGTTTGAAGGCGATATTCAATCAGAGAGCCAAATTAGGTCAATATCTGGTGATAGTTGAGAGCGAATTGACCAAAAAACACGTTCAATGGGATAAGCTACAAAATAGCTCGAACCAAGGTAATAACGATAAAGCAAGTAGTACAAGAAATGAAGTCGCTATTTTACAAAGACGTTTTGAcctgatcaagaagagctgGCAAGAGGTAGGTTATCAGATCAAGAAACAGGTAACTTTGTTCGAAAcagaaaaaatcaaagatttcagGAATAGTATGGAAATATATTTAGAATCGGCGATAGAAGCCCAAAAGGAAGCTATAGAGCTGTGGGAGACCTTCTATCAAATTAACTTgtaa
- the ALG8 gene encoding dolichyl-P-Glc:Glc1Man(9)GlcNAc(2)-PP-dolichol alpha-1,3-glucosyltransferase (similar to Saccharomyces cerevisiae ALG8 (YOR067C); ancestral locus Anc_5.669) has translation MKASRLGTDDGEKKVGKKEAEKPVSVMNRRFSLWNFWIASLALKLLLMPDYFSTDFDVHRNWLAITNELPLKEWYYEKTSQWTLDYPPFFAYFEWLLSQFVPKIVKEDGALDIVEIGQFGWPTVVFQRLTVIFSEVLLFVVLQVFVNTSSATEKTRSFVVASSIVLSPGFLMIDHIHFQYNGFLFAPLIASIVAAKHKKYMWCATFYAIALCFKHIFLYLAPCYFVFLLRAYVLNFKNFEFKSYKDLIFIVQWKHLFKMASVVLGIFFICFGPFLYDLPQVMTRLFPFSRGLTHAYWAPNFWAIYSFLDKILTFVMLKLPYVHAFATKFISPPLIPESLDDLKERLVQNNSGTKGLVQDVFFAILPQISPKLTFILTMFYQALAVIPLLFDPSFKRFIGSLTLCGLSSYLFGWHVHEKAIMLVIVPFSFLVVCDRRLLSSFMLVAAAGYVSLFPLLYEHQDFLLKCLYTIAWCIIYFYAFRKTSQLTTSVERRVFFLDRLSTIYIFSLLPLVIGVQFFEVMNWKYLSFQKFEFLGLMAYSIYCSLGIISAWIGLSWMYNFDEPLWMTNE, from the coding sequence ATGAAGGCCTCAAGGTTGGGAACCGATGATGGTGAAAAGAAGGTAggcaagaaagaagctgagaaGCCAGTTTCCGTGATGAATAGGCGTTTTTCCTTGTGGAATTTCTGGATTGCCTCGTTGGccttgaaacttttgcTGATGCCAGACTATTTTAGTACAGATTTCGATGTACATCGAAATTGGCTGGCTATTACGAATGAACTCCCATTAAAGGAGTGGTATTATGAGAAAACTAGTCAATGGACGCTGGATTATCCTCCATTCTTTGCATATTTCGAATGGTTATTATCTCAATTCGTGCCTAAGATAGTCAAAGAGGATGGGGCTCTAGATATAGTTGAAATTGGTCAATTTGGCTGGCCTACGGTGGTTTTTCAAAGGCTGACAGTGATTTTCAGTGAGGTATTGTTGTTTGTTGTACTACAAGTGTTCGTCAATACCAGCTCTGCTACtgaaaagacaagaagCTTCGTTGTGGCTTCTAGTATTGTTCTTTCCCCAGGCTTTTTAATGATTGATCATATCCATTTCCAGTATAATGGTTTTCTTTTTGCACCATTGATAGCCTCCATAGTAGCCGCAAAGCATAAGAAGTACATGTGGTGCGCAACTTTCTATGCTATAGCTCTCTGCTTTAAGCATATATTCCTTTATTTGGCCCCATGCTATTTTGTGTTTCTGTTGCGCGCATACGTGCTCAATTTTAAGAACTTCGAGTTCAAAAGCTACAAGgatttgatcttcattGTACAGTGGAAACATCTGTTCAAGATGGCGTCGGTTGTTCTAggaatttttttcatctgCTTTGGGCCATTCTTGTACGATCTTCCTCAGGTTATGACTAGGCTTTTCCCATTCTCTAGAGGTCTCACTCATGCCTATTGGGCTCCAAATTTTTGGGCTATATACTCCTTCCTGGACAAAATTTTGACATTTGTGATGCTGAAACTGCCTTACGTTCATGCATTTGCAACTAAGTTTATTTCTCCACCTTTAATCCCAGAAAGcttggatgatttgaaggaacgCCTGGTTCAGAACAATAGTGGCACCAAGGGTTTGGTCCAAGATGTCTTTTTCGCAATTTTGCCTCAGATATCACCAAAGTTGACTTTCATACTGACAATGTTCTATCAAGCTCTGGCTGTGATTCCTTTATTGTTCGATccatctttcaagagatttatCGGGTCTTTGACTCTTTGCGGCTTATCATCTTACCTTTTTGGATGGCATGTTCACGAGAAGGCAATTATGCTGGTCATCGTCCCGTTTTCGTTCCTTGTTGTTTGTGACAGAAGGCTGCTTTCCTCCTTCATGCTGGTTGCAGCTGCGGGATATGTATCGTTGTTCCCACTATTATATGAGCATCAAGATTTCCTCTTGAAATGTCTGTACACTATCGCGTGGTGCATCATCTACTTTTATGCCTTCAGAAAGACTTCGCAACTCACTACCAGCGTAGAACGCAGAGTGTTCTTCCTAGATCGTTTATCGACAATCTACATCTTCTCTTTGTTGCCCCTCGTCATTGGAgtacaattttttgaagtCATGAACTGGAAATATCTTTCCTtccaaaagtttgaattcTTAGGTCTGATGGCATACAGTATTTACTGCTCCTTAGGCATTATCAGCGCATGGATAGGCCTCTCATGGATGTATAACTTTGACGAGCCACTGTGGATGACAAACGAATAA
- the MSA1 gene encoding Msa1p (similar to Saccharomyces cerevisiae YKR077W and YOR066W; ancestral locus Anc_5.668): MDQPVRKRGRPQITKEYTNPLESPMAHSSMKVQKLGASSFSRPMMKVGQVNPSPRIRRTSSSSGAAGSDTPLSGPGSTAKGRYRGKLLTTPTKRPTVNRSCTPSSVSSSSDSIFHSSSKMSLKSSPPVAAYDCSEDKVQEEDFQQFKFSLTIGENGRASIAGSSPLTSPIKENAKVRKPEVTTGASQTTISTSEKSRVLSLLKQMRNSTVSQKKGIAPEVQDEPFKSNNGTSMSMSSIIKSPQPPSTPRTSFAMRTGFTPNTSVDQVLLDIVSTPKAGLYSGNEGHLMNLGLPSNVVTFSPRNRIPSRKNQEGKVLQDKLEAQRQQYVFKFSSADPLLLTDDVEGNWAEVIYNQSQGSPKHHLCFNTPPSWVNWGSPRAFSPQRQDSNTVFISACQGSAVDRSRFNRTHPQDNNFSVNSSPSRETTSARARLSLGNADKILGEPSTPKTQNAPITSAVGYTPLIQQTMNGSLTAKYIPGLLAKSPSGDTMTDQIKSVSIGSEQEDARVALKRLVADR; encoded by the coding sequence ATGGATCAGCCAGTGAGGAAGAGAGGTAGACCTCAAATAACGAAGGAATACACCAATCCGTTGGAAAGTCCCATGGCTCACTCTTCAATGAAAGTGCAAAAATTAGGCGCTTCGAGTTTTTCTAGACCAATGATGAAGGTGGGTCAGGTTAATCCTTCACCAAGAATCAGGAGGACCAGTAGTAGCTCCGGTGCAGCCGGTAGCGACACTCCGTTGAGCGGACCTGGTTCGACTGCCAAGGGTAGATACAGAGGAAAGTTGTTGACAACGCCCACGAAGAGGCCAACTGTGAACCGGTCTTGTACTCCGAGTTCCGTTTCGTCATCGAGCGATAGTATTTTccattcatcatcgaaGATGTCTTTAAAGAGCTCTCCGCCAGTTGCAGCATATGATTGTTCGGAAGATAAGGTccaggaagaagattttcaaCAGTTCAAGTTCTCCCTAACGATAGGAGAGAATGGTAGGGCTTCTATAGCGGGATCTTCACCACTTACCTCACCTATTAAGGAAAATGCTAAGGTGAGAAAACCAGAAGTGACGACTGGAGCTTCTCAAACAACTATCTCCACTAGTGAAAAAAGCCGTGTTTTGAGCTTGCTAAAGCAGATGAGAAACTCTACCGTATCGCAGAAAAAGGGTATAGCTCCTGAAGTTCAGGATGAGCCTTTCAAATCGAATAATGGAACGTCAATGTCAATGTCCTCGATAATAAAATCACCTCAACCTCCGTCTACTCCAAGAACTTCATTCGCGATGAGAACAGGTTTTACCCCAAATACAAGCGTAGATCAAGTTCTATTGGATATTGTTTCCACTCCTAAAGCTGGTCTTTACAGTGGAAACGAGGGCCATCTCATGAATCTTGGCCTTCCATCAAACGTTGTCACTTTTTCGCCCAGGAATAGAATACCTTCGAGGAAGAACCAAGAGGGCAAGGTACTACAGGACAAGTTGGAGGCACAAAGGCAACAATAcgttttcaaattttctaGCGCCGATCCGCTGCTGCTTACAGATGACGTGGAAGGGAATTGGGCTGAAGTAATATATAACCAGTCACAGGGATCGCCAAAACATCATTTATGTTTCAACACGCCACCTTCGTGGGTTAATTGGGGCTCACCAAGAGCTTTCAGCCCGCAAAGACAGGATTCCAACACCGTTTTCATTTCAGCGTGCCAGGGTTCTGCTGTTGATAGAAGTCGATTTAACAGAACTCATCCCCAGGATAATAATTTTAGCGTAAACTCTTCTCCAAGTCGAGAAACAACATCGGCTAGGGCCCGTTTAAGTTTAGGTAATGCGGATAAGATCTTAGGCGAACCTTCCACGCCGAAGACTCAAAACGCACCTATCACATCAGCAGTCGGTTACACACCACTTATTCAACAAACGATGAATGGATCACTGACGGCTAAATACATCCCAGGTTTGCTCGCTAAGAGCCCTTCGGGCGATACAATGACAGATCAAATCAAATCCGTATCCATAGGATCCGAACAGGAGGACGCAAGGGTAGCTTTAAAAAGGCTTGTAGCAGATAGGTAA
- the ECM4 gene encoding S-glutathionyl-(chloro)hydroquinone reductase (similar to Saccharomyces cerevisiae ECM4 (YKR076W); ancestral locus Anc_5.667), which yields MSKKWASDKDGAFKRQVSSFKDVISPNNPVFKPAKNRYWLYVSLACPWAHRTLITRVLKGLTSVIGVSVVHWHMDDKGWRLLKGSDEKDPKFYTPAGGIASATRDHSVAHGHTLNDSTRLFEDASFDPNQQFERLSQFYFEHDPNYSARYTVPLLWDTETKRIVNNESADIIRIFNSGVFDEFVDKEYRDVNLYPSKLQSQIDDFNEWVYNNINNGVYKSGFAENPAIYESEVTNVFTHLDKVENILKKNYQELESKYSDKNSILEHYYAVGDQLTEADVRLYTTIVRFDPVYVQHFKCNFRTIRNGYPYINLWLRNLYWNHDAFKLTTDFDHIKLHYTRSHSRINPLGITPLGPKPDIIDL from the coding sequence ATGTCGAAGAAGTGGGCAAGCGATAAAGATGGTGCTTTCAAAAGGCAAGTTTCCTCGTTCAAGGACGTGATTTCACCTAATAACCCCGTGTTTAAGCCTGCGAAGAACCGATACTGGTTATATGTCTCGCTAGCTTGTCCATGGGCTCACAGGACTTTGATTACTAGAGTGCTCAAGGGATTGACCTCAGTGATTGGTGTTAGCGTTGTTCACTGGCACATGGATGATAAGGGTTGGAGATTATTAAAGGGTTCAGATGAGAAAGATCCCAAATTCTACACACCGGCAGGTGGCATAGCTTCTGCTACTCGTGATCACTCTGTTGCGCATGGTCATACGTTAAATGATAGTACTCGTTTGTTTGAGGATGCTTCTTTTGACCCAAACCAACAGTTCGAAAGGTTGAGCCAGTTCTACTTCGAACATGACCCCAACTACTCCGCTAGGTACACTGTCCCACTACTATGGGACACAGAGACGAAGAGAATTGTTAACAATGAGAGTGCAGATATCATCCGGATCTTCAACAGTGGTGTTTTTGACGAATTTGTCGATAAGGAATACAGAGATGTGAACTTGTATCCTTCAAAACTACAATCCCAGATTGACGATTTCAACGAATGGGTATACAACAATATCAATAATGGTGTTTACAAAAGCGGGTTCGCAGAGAACCCAGCAATATATGAAAGCGAAGTCACAAACGTCTTTACCCATCTCGACAAAGTAGAAAATattctcaagaagaattaccaGGAATTAGAGTCCAAGTACAGCGACAAAAATTCTATCCTGGAACATTACTACGCTGTAGGTGACCAATTGACCGAGGCAGATGTTAGGCTTTACACTACAATAGTCAGATTCGACCCGGTCTACGTGCAACATTTCAAGTGCAATTTTAGAACTATCAGAAACGGATATCCATACATTAATCTGTGGCTAAGGAACCTGTACTGGAACCACGATGCGTTCAAGCTCACCACGGACTTTGACCACATAAAGCTACATTACACCCGGTCCCACTCGAGAATCAACCCACTTGGGATCACTCCTTTAGGACCTAAGCCAGATATAATCGACTTGTAG